One segment of Candidatus Nitrospira nitrosa DNA contains the following:
- a CDS encoding DUF2868 domain-containing protein, whose amino-acid sequence MTLVQLAKVLLVQACEEHDPDHKFLLRYERELSSHGNEPQAQSAAGEAPHSEEAWVIERAEQISDRLSQKHSLFSSAVAVAQIKTPITPLIGCALIGGFLADPIGPTGHINLLNFPLLTLLLWNAVAYIGLLYNFVVSRSESDLEQPGLPGLVEWFVGLTVKGRLSRLRSDRVQSPGEVQWITASLASYAVHLLHSSRGLVVTHARSLLHMAAAALAIGVIAGLYIRGISLLYQAGWDSTFVEAEGVHRFLSILFAPASWLLSIPIPGVDAIAGLRGPAKAHAAIWIHFWAMTTVLFIILPRTLLAVAAWRRKTRLAADMQLPVNEPYFRRLLNPYQGKGLLVEVLAYSHRVKDADDRLLTFLSEAFGLLAHIQVGNSVQYGDRHPQFQADSDRGLCAVVLFNVAQAPEETHSEFLEELKATIQSRGRPNMLLIVLDCEAYAQLDHEKRLKERCQAWVALATECGLRAVRYRDPSGSPDGELQALPDCLWPGDFRGTK is encoded by the coding sequence ATGACGCTTGTCCAACTTGCTAAGGTGCTCCTGGTTCAGGCCTGCGAGGAACACGACCCAGACCATAAGTTTCTCCTACGGTACGAACGGGAGCTGTCCAGTCATGGGAACGAGCCTCAAGCCCAATCAGCTGCAGGGGAGGCTCCGCATAGCGAGGAAGCGTGGGTCATTGAACGAGCTGAGCAGATCTCCGATCGATTGTCGCAAAAACATTCTCTGTTCAGTTCAGCGGTAGCCGTCGCTCAAATCAAGACTCCGATCACCCCCCTCATTGGCTGTGCATTGATAGGTGGCTTTCTCGCCGACCCTATCGGGCCTACCGGGCACATTAACCTTCTAAATTTTCCCCTTCTGACACTCCTGCTCTGGAATGCCGTTGCGTACATTGGGTTGCTCTACAACTTCGTCGTGTCTCGATCAGAATCAGATCTGGAACAGCCCGGCCTGCCGGGGCTGGTGGAATGGTTTGTGGGACTGACGGTGAAGGGACGGCTGAGTCGCCTGCGGTCCGATCGGGTCCAGAGTCCTGGTGAAGTGCAGTGGATCACCGCATCCCTTGCGTCTTACGCCGTGCATCTGCTCCACAGTAGTCGAGGCTTGGTGGTGACCCATGCCCGCAGCCTGTTGCACATGGCTGCGGCAGCGCTGGCGATCGGTGTGATCGCGGGGCTCTATATACGTGGCATCAGTTTGTTGTATCAGGCAGGTTGGGACAGCACCTTTGTGGAGGCTGAGGGGGTCCATCGATTTCTCTCAATCCTCTTTGCTCCAGCCAGTTGGCTCTTGAGCATTCCGATTCCCGGCGTGGATGCCATCGCCGGCTTGCGCGGCCCGGCGAAGGCTCATGCGGCGATTTGGATTCACTTCTGGGCGATGACGACAGTGCTATTTATTATCCTCCCACGAACCTTGCTGGCGGTGGCTGCCTGGAGGAGAAAGACTCGCCTGGCTGCTGACATGCAGCTCCCAGTCAACGAGCCCTACTTTCGACGCCTGCTGAATCCATATCAAGGGAAAGGGCTGCTTGTGGAGGTGCTGGCGTACAGCCATCGGGTAAAAGATGCTGACGATCGTCTCCTCACATTCCTCAGCGAGGCCTTTGGTCTTCTGGCTCACATCCAAGTCGGGAACTCAGTCCAATACGGCGACCGGCATCCCCAGTTTCAGGCCGACTCCGATCGCGGTCTGTGCGCGGTGGTCTTGTTCAATGTGGCCCAGGCGCCCGAGGAGACCCACAGTGAATTTTTGGAGGAGCTGAAAGCGACAATCCAAAGCAGAGGCCGACCGAACATGCTGTTGATTGTGTTGGATTGCGAGGCGTACGCGCAACTTGACCACGAGAAACGGCTCAAAGAACGGTGCCAAGCCTGGGTGGCTCTGGCAACCGAGTGCGGGCTTCGGGCTGTGCGATACCGAGACCCTTCTGGATCGCCGGATGGAGAACTGCAGGCTTTACCCGATTGTTTGTGGCCCGGTGATTTTCGAGGCACAAAATGA
- a CDS encoding RecQ family ATP-dependent DNA helicase: MTDLTQQLKDRFGFSAFRPGQEDVIRAVLAGRDVMAVMPTGQGKSLCYQLPATMLPGLTLVISPLIALMQDQVTAMKQRKIAVAAFHSGLTGLEKNLVLEDLQRKRVQLLYLAPERMQHEGFLRLLRSLWVSLLVVDEAHCISQWGHDFRPDYMKIGRLRQELTNPPCLALTATATARVQTDVCRRLSLQDPFRLVAGFRRKNLALSVQHCQSLREKLEIVEQLVQGTERGTILVYGATRRTVEEVASWLGQSHRSVGFYHAGLSDEERRLVHGDFRRGTLRILVATNAFGMGIDKPDVRLVVHFDIPGSIEAYYQEAGRAGRDGQPARCVLLFHERDVATQDYFISQASKDSDGAERAGRMTTLLQELLGYVSTSTCRQLAILDYFSDQTEVALGPCGLCDRCVMPVRQLSRTVPQDHAIAQAILDTVAWCGGRFGMGRIVDILRGSRSKVLAAYGVADCPTYGVCRTETKLSVTSQVKALVGSDYLRVEGAEYPTLEVTPTGREVLQGLRTVELEQGEAVSARGPVQKPRRSDAALTGVPMPLPPDRLLVERLKQLRSELAAEEGVAPFLIFHDKTLKAIAGSKPDTRAALLEIPGIGELKAERYGRRVLAVVNGLQ; encoded by the coding sequence GTGACTGATCTGACTCAACAGCTCAAGGACCGATTCGGGTTTTCGGCATTCCGACCCGGCCAGGAAGACGTGATCCGTGCCGTGTTGGCTGGGCGCGATGTCATGGCGGTGATGCCGACGGGCCAAGGCAAGTCGCTCTGTTATCAGTTGCCGGCGACCATGCTGCCGGGACTGACGCTGGTCATTTCGCCGCTCATTGCGCTCATGCAGGATCAGGTGACGGCCATGAAGCAGCGCAAGATTGCGGTTGCGGCGTTTCACTCCGGACTCACTGGGCTGGAAAAGAATCTTGTGCTGGAGGATCTCCAACGGAAGCGAGTGCAGCTGCTCTATCTCGCACCGGAACGGATGCAGCATGAAGGGTTTCTCCGACTGTTGCGTTCGCTCTGGGTATCATTGCTGGTGGTCGATGAAGCGCACTGCATTTCCCAGTGGGGCCATGACTTCAGGCCCGACTATATGAAGATTGGTCGGCTGCGCCAGGAGCTCACGAATCCTCCCTGCTTGGCCTTGACGGCGACGGCCACCGCTCGTGTGCAGACGGATGTGTGTCGACGGCTGTCGCTTCAGGATCCGTTCCGATTGGTCGCCGGATTTCGACGGAAGAATCTGGCTCTCTCTGTCCAACATTGTCAGTCTCTCCGTGAGAAACTCGAGATCGTGGAGCAGCTGGTTCAGGGAACGGAGAGAGGCACGATTCTGGTGTATGGCGCGACGCGCCGAACGGTGGAGGAGGTCGCGAGTTGGTTGGGACAATCTCATCGGTCGGTTGGCTTCTACCATGCCGGTTTGTCCGATGAAGAACGGCGACTTGTGCATGGTGATTTCCGTCGAGGGACCTTGCGAATCTTGGTGGCGACGAATGCCTTCGGTATGGGCATTGATAAGCCAGATGTCCGACTGGTCGTCCATTTCGATATTCCAGGAAGCATCGAGGCCTACTACCAGGAGGCTGGTCGAGCCGGACGTGATGGCCAGCCTGCCCGCTGTGTGTTGCTGTTTCATGAACGGGATGTGGCCACGCAGGACTATTTCATTTCGCAGGCATCCAAGGATTCTGACGGCGCAGAACGTGCGGGACGCATGACGACGCTCTTGCAAGAGCTCCTGGGGTATGTGTCGACCTCGACCTGCCGACAGCTGGCGATTTTGGACTACTTTAGCGATCAGACTGAGGTTGCCTTGGGCCCTTGCGGTCTGTGTGACCGCTGTGTGATGCCGGTGCGGCAGTTAAGCCGAACGGTTCCTCAGGACCATGCGATCGCACAGGCAATTCTGGACACGGTGGCCTGGTGCGGAGGACGGTTCGGGATGGGGCGGATCGTCGATATTCTTCGCGGAAGTCGGTCGAAGGTGCTGGCGGCTTATGGTGTCGCAGATTGCCCAACCTACGGCGTCTGTCGAACGGAGACGAAGCTGTCCGTCACAAGCCAGGTGAAAGCTCTTGTCGGCTCCGATTACCTGCGTGTTGAAGGGGCGGAGTACCCCACGCTCGAGGTGACTCCCACAGGGCGAGAAGTTCTGCAAGGGCTTCGTACGGTTGAGTTGGAACAGGGGGAAGCCGTTTCAGCCCGTGGGCCAGTACAAAAACCGCGTCGCTCGGATGCTGCGCTCACGGGTGTTCCGATGCCATTGCCGCCGGATCGACTGCTGGTTGAACGGCTCAAGCAGCTCCGCTCCGAACTGGCCGCGGAAGAGGGCGTGGCGCCGTTCCTGATTTTTCATGATAAGACCCTGAAGGCTATTGCCGGTTCAAAGCCAGACACGCGAGCGGCGCTGTTGGAAATTCCTGGCATCGGCGAGCTGAAGGCCGAACGGTACGGGCGACGGGTGTTGGCTGTGGTGAATGGCCTTCAGTAA
- a CDS encoding GTPase domain-containing protein — protein sequence MSVQKSQIALSLISHTNIGKTTLARTLLRKEIGLVADRAHVTLDNQKYTVLETEAGESLQLWDTPGFPNCQKILARLQGAKNPILRILTEVWDRFRDRPSWCAQQAVLNVQHEADVVLYLVNATEEPNMAGYIASELQLLEWIGKPVIILLNQIGPPKARDEQQRLEQPWKDYFARYGFVRAVHSLDAFSRCWVQEGILFETIQSLLPPDDRQLMTRLFVAWKHTNLTVFHAAMQQWAMLVSTAARARVMTKGDGSPMERQKQQAVDGLLRGLVNEVGATTKAVIALHGLEGDAVGIIQARMEHVEVQRGSRGLDETTLGGTAIGGIGGALTSGAYAGLHLDAAAGGVSMGLFTVAGAVVGGVLGFFGGEAWAERRVGNTPTPVTWSDEYLDLLVQDVIVRYLAIAHFGRGQGQYVSDPENPRFWVEKVKTLVARQQATLHEQWTVLRAQDSKPRTDKNPTPLTALLTSMTLELLWSVYPASKRFLDRM from the coding sequence ATGAGCGTGCAGAAATCCCAGATCGCGCTCTCTTTGATTTCCCATACCAACATCGGGAAGACCACCTTAGCAAGAACGTTGCTCCGGAAGGAGATCGGACTCGTCGCCGATCGAGCCCATGTCACACTCGACAATCAAAAGTATACGGTGCTCGAAACGGAAGCAGGGGAGTCGCTGCAACTGTGGGATACGCCAGGCTTTCCCAACTGTCAGAAGATCCTGGCGCGACTACAAGGGGCTAAGAACCCGATCCTTCGGATTCTGACGGAAGTATGGGACCGATTTCGCGATCGGCCATCCTGGTGTGCCCAGCAGGCGGTCTTGAACGTTCAGCACGAGGCAGATGTCGTGCTCTATCTTGTGAATGCGACCGAAGAGCCGAACATGGCCGGCTACATTGCATCAGAACTGCAACTGCTCGAATGGATTGGGAAGCCGGTCATCATCCTCTTGAATCAAATCGGCCCACCCAAAGCCCGCGACGAACAGCAGCGTCTTGAACAACCTTGGAAGGACTACTTTGCTCGGTATGGCTTCGTCAGGGCGGTGCACAGTCTTGATGCGTTCAGCCGCTGTTGGGTCCAGGAAGGCATCCTCTTTGAGACCATTCAATCGTTGCTTCCTCCGGACGACCGTCAGCTGATGACACGCCTGTTTGTTGCCTGGAAGCACACGAATCTCACGGTGTTCCACGCGGCGATGCAGCAGTGGGCGATGCTGGTGTCGACTGCCGCAAGAGCTCGGGTGATGACCAAAGGTGACGGCTCGCCGATGGAGCGGCAAAAACAGCAGGCTGTCGATGGTCTGTTGAGGGGGTTGGTGAACGAGGTGGGGGCGACGACGAAAGCCGTCATTGCTCTGCATGGCCTGGAGGGAGATGCAGTTGGGATCATCCAGGCCAGAATGGAGCATGTGGAAGTTCAACGGGGCTCGCGTGGCCTTGATGAGACGACCCTCGGCGGTACTGCGATTGGCGGGATCGGTGGAGCCTTGACCAGCGGGGCCTATGCCGGGCTCCATCTGGACGCGGCGGCTGGCGGAGTCAGCATGGGGCTGTTTACGGTCGCCGGGGCAGTGGTTGGGGGTGTCCTCGGATTTTTTGGAGGAGAGGCCTGGGCGGAACGACGTGTCGGTAATACACCGACCCCAGTCACGTGGTCGGATGAGTATTTGGATTTGCTGGTCCAAGACGTCATTGTACGGTACCTCGCCATCGCGCACTTCGGCCGAGGCCAGGGGCAGTATGTGTCGGATCCGGAAAATCCCAGGTTCTGGGTCGAGAAAGTAAAAACCTTGGTAGCGAGGCAACAGGCGACCTTGCACGAACAATGGACTGTTCTGCGGGCGCAAGACTCCAAACCTCGAACGGATAAGAATCCGACACCACTCACTGCGCTGCTGACATCCATGACGCTCGAACTGCTCTGGAGCGTCTACCCTGCCTCCAAACGGTTTCTGGATCGCATGTGA
- a CDS encoding NnrS family protein — MPSKEIPVVGQPAAAVQQADEPTFPRYAGPAFLSYGFRPFFLGAAVFSAASVLAWVAIYAGYGQADFLYPPREWHVHEMLFGYIPALIAGFLLTAMPNWTDRMPLRGVPLLAMFLLWLAGRLLMAIPFTSGPAAAVIDGAFLVFLAAYVWREISAAHAWDRTPIGVLVSLYAATNVLFHLSAVQHLSTDLPERLALSIMTMMLTVIGGRLTPTFTIEYLEGRNEAKLPAVFTRFDAVVMLLVLLAVVVWVVQPESNWTGIALIVAGLANLVRLLRWRGWKTWREPLVFILNVGYGWVGLYLIALGAAILGVGFEPANAVHLLTTGAMGAMTLAVMSRASLGHTGRPRHADRLTVAIYLLVNAAALFRIFAPHPETPTALTHAMLGMSALGWSGAYLLFVFHYGPYLVHPSLDD, encoded by the coding sequence ATGCCATCGAAAGAGATACCAGTGGTTGGTCAGCCAGCTGCAGCCGTGCAGCAAGCAGATGAACCCACATTTCCTCGTTATGCCGGGCCGGCATTCCTCTCTTATGGCTTCAGACCATTCTTCCTTGGCGCTGCCGTGTTTAGCGCGGCATCAGTCTTGGCTTGGGTGGCGATCTATGCAGGGTATGGACAGGCCGACTTTCTCTATCCTCCACGCGAATGGCACGTCCATGAAATGTTGTTTGGGTATATTCCTGCCTTGATTGCGGGATTTCTGCTGACAGCCATGCCCAACTGGACGGACCGCATGCCGTTGAGAGGCGTGCCGTTGCTGGCAATGTTTCTACTCTGGCTTGCAGGGCGGCTGCTCATGGCCATACCGTTTACGAGCGGTCCGGCTGCTGCGGTCATCGATGGAGCGTTTTTGGTGTTTTTGGCTGCCTATGTCTGGCGGGAGATCAGTGCCGCACATGCCTGGGACCGGACCCCGATAGGTGTCCTCGTAAGTCTCTATGCGGCTACGAATGTGTTGTTTCATCTGTCGGCAGTCCAGCATCTCTCCACAGACCTTCCTGAACGGCTAGCCTTGTCGATTATGACGATGATGCTCACGGTGATCGGAGGTCGGCTGACGCCAACCTTTACGATTGAGTACTTGGAAGGACGGAATGAAGCAAAACTGCCTGCTGTGTTTACCCGTTTCGATGCCGTCGTGATGCTGTTGGTTCTTCTAGCTGTTGTTGTCTGGGTGGTTCAGCCGGAAAGTAACTGGACAGGGATCGCGTTGATCGTGGCAGGACTGGCGAATCTGGTGCGTCTCCTCCGATGGCGAGGGTGGAAGACGTGGCGTGAACCGTTGGTGTTTATCTTGAATGTCGGTTATGGATGGGTTGGACTGTATTTGATAGCCCTTGGTGCTGCGATTCTGGGGGTTGGGTTTGAGCCTGCCAACGCAGTTCATCTGCTGACGACTGGTGCGATGGGAGCCATGACGTTGGCGGTCATGAGCCGTGCAAGCCTTGGCCACACGGGACGACCGCGACACGCGGATCGGCTCACCGTGGCGATCTATCTGTTGGTCAACGCTGCGGCGTTGTTTCGAATCTTTGCTCCGCACCCCGAGACACCCACTGCGCTGACTCATGCCATGCTCGGGATGTCTGCGCTTGGCTGGAGCGGGGCCTATCTTCTGTTTGTCTTCCACTATGGGCCGTACCTGGTCCATCCCAGTCTTGATGACTAG
- a CDS encoding class I SAM-dependent methyltransferase, which produces MDVTTQGYEVETTRYQIGTVSYEIRALRDRRQFSDPDGCAERIGISSASWPLFGVVWPAGLALAEEMSRFPIAGKQILEVGCGIGLPSLVLQRRGANITACDYHPLAEEFLRRNTDLNGLAPIPFFNAPWLNPVVELGRFDLIIGSDLLYERNHPALLASFLAGHARPTCQILLADPGRHRCGEMSAKLTSQGYGYTETHLEFSEPLKPSYRGHLLNFVRCHVTS; this is translated from the coding sequence GTGGATGTGACTACACAAGGGTACGAGGTCGAGACGACCCGCTATCAGATCGGGACGGTGTCCTATGAGATTCGAGCCCTCCGCGATCGACGTCAGTTCTCCGACCCTGACGGTTGCGCCGAACGAATCGGAATCTCCTCCGCCTCTTGGCCTCTCTTTGGTGTCGTGTGGCCGGCCGGACTCGCGCTCGCTGAGGAGATGAGTCGGTTTCCCATCGCAGGCAAACAGATTCTCGAGGTCGGGTGTGGGATCGGCCTCCCCAGCCTCGTCTTGCAACGGCGTGGTGCCAATATCACCGCCTGTGACTACCACCCTCTGGCAGAGGAATTCCTCCGCCGAAACACAGATCTCAACGGGCTCGCACCCATTCCCTTCTTCAACGCCCCATGGCTAAATCCTGTTGTTGAGCTGGGCCGCTTCGATCTCATCATCGGCAGCGACCTATTGTACGAGCGAAATCATCCTGCCCTACTGGCAAGCTTTCTGGCCGGACATGCGAGACCAACCTGCCAAATACTGCTCGCCGATCCCGGCCGACACCGGTGCGGCGAGATGAGTGCCAAGCTCACCTCACAAGGCTATGGCTATACGGAGACGCATCTTGAATTCAGCGAACCGCTCAAGCCATCTTATCGAGGACACCTGCTGAACTTCGTACGCTGCCACGTGACATCGTAG
- a CDS encoding alpha,alpha-trehalose-phosphate synthase (UDP-forming): MRLFALSLRFVLPLVIVLAVIAYGVIPLVDSFQLKWFVRDLDMRSKLMVSTMGGPLADLLVSNSKGKISAYFTRIIQDERLYALGFCDLENRLLYETQAFPEDVTCQEMTSLAPNFSTVRTFGSGPLHITSATIESSGRRLGRLLLLHDMSFIQQRSSDTKQYAFYLFAALTAIISLVTLLIAHFSWKEWVAGVRAMVKGERLLTPLAQEQHAPELQPLAKDLRSLVEALEADRRMRDESQISWTPASLKSILHEQLAGDQVLIVSNRQPYAHYWQGQSIAVQVPASGLVSALEPVMRACSGIWVAHGNGSADRDVVDERHHVSVPPSNPSYQIRRVWLTAEEEAGYYYGFSNEGLWPLCHIAHVRPTFRSSDWKQYVAVNERFAQAVYEEATTDNPVVLVQDYHFALLPKLIRDRLPTATIIMFWHIPWPNAESFGICPWREEILEGLLGSSILGFHTRVHCNNFIDSVDRTLEARIDRNSSTVSYGGKLTAVNPYPISIEWPLQWLPSQQSIQECRAKLRAAYGMPEDRFIGLGVERLDYTKGILERFMAVERLLELQPEWIGKFTFIQIAAPSRSVIEQYHHFTSQVAALAEQINKRFGHAGYEPICLRIQHHEPAQVCECYRGVDLCVVSSLHDGMNLVAKEFVGARDDEQGVLILSQFTGAARELTEALVINPYDIDQFAAALHLGLTMPKVEQRARMQSMRGLIQEFNVYRWAGRMLIDAARMRQKERVMKQVRRPSLLG, encoded by the coding sequence ATGAGGCTCTTCGCGCTTTCGCTAAGGTTTGTCCTCCCCTTGGTGATCGTATTAGCCGTGATCGCCTACGGGGTTATTCCGCTGGTCGATTCATTCCAACTGAAATGGTTTGTCCGCGATCTCGATATGCGGTCCAAGCTCATGGTCAGCACAATGGGGGGGCCGCTGGCCGATCTACTGGTTTCTAACTCAAAGGGCAAGATCTCCGCCTATTTTACCCGTATCATTCAGGATGAGCGGTTATACGCCTTAGGTTTTTGCGACCTGGAGAACCGACTTCTGTATGAAACGCAGGCTTTCCCGGAGGATGTCACCTGTCAAGAAATGACGAGTCTCGCGCCAAACTTTTCCACCGTACGCACGTTCGGTAGCGGACCGCTGCATATCACGTCGGCAACGATCGAATCCAGCGGACGTCGGCTAGGACGTCTTCTCCTTCTCCACGACATGAGCTTTATCCAGCAGCGGAGTAGCGATACCAAACAATATGCCTTCTATCTGTTTGCCGCGCTCACGGCGATTATCTCACTGGTGACCTTGCTCATTGCGCATTTCAGCTGGAAGGAGTGGGTGGCCGGAGTGCGGGCGATGGTCAAGGGCGAGCGGCTCTTGACTCCATTGGCGCAGGAGCAACATGCCCCGGAGCTTCAGCCACTGGCGAAAGATTTACGCTCGTTGGTAGAGGCGCTTGAAGCCGATCGTCGCATGCGCGATGAGAGTCAGATTTCATGGACCCCGGCCAGTCTCAAGTCGATTCTTCATGAGCAACTTGCCGGAGACCAGGTACTGATTGTCTCAAATCGGCAACCCTACGCCCATTATTGGCAAGGACAAAGCATTGCGGTACAGGTGCCGGCCAGCGGGCTGGTGTCGGCGCTCGAGCCGGTGATGCGCGCCTGTTCAGGCATCTGGGTTGCGCATGGAAACGGATCCGCGGACAGGGACGTTGTGGATGAGCGCCACCATGTCAGTGTCCCACCTTCGAATCCCTCGTATCAAATTCGTCGGGTGTGGCTTACTGCGGAGGAAGAGGCTGGGTATTACTATGGATTTTCCAATGAGGGATTGTGGCCGCTCTGCCATATCGCACATGTTCGGCCGACCTTCCGGTCATCAGACTGGAAACAGTATGTGGCCGTCAATGAACGGTTTGCCCAGGCCGTGTATGAGGAAGCGACGACCGACAATCCAGTCGTGCTCGTTCAGGACTACCATTTTGCCCTCCTCCCGAAGCTCATCCGAGACCGTTTGCCGACCGCCACGATCATCATGTTTTGGCACATTCCATGGCCGAACGCGGAAAGCTTCGGAATTTGTCCCTGGCGCGAGGAAATTTTGGAGGGGCTCCTGGGGAGCAGCATTCTCGGGTTTCATACCAGAGTGCATTGCAATAATTTCATCGATAGTGTCGATCGTACCCTCGAGGCACGGATCGATCGGAACAGCTCCACGGTGTCCTACGGGGGGAAACTGACGGCGGTCAACCCCTATCCGATCTCCATCGAATGGCCGTTACAGTGGCTCCCTAGCCAGCAATCGATCCAAGAATGCCGAGCCAAGCTGCGGGCGGCATACGGCATGCCGGAGGATCGCTTCATCGGCTTGGGGGTCGAGCGGTTGGATTATACGAAGGGCATACTCGAGCGGTTCATGGCGGTGGAACGGCTGTTGGAACTCCAACCGGAATGGATCGGAAAGTTTACCTTTATTCAGATCGCGGCTCCGAGCCGCTCCGTCATCGAACAGTACCATCATTTTACCAGTCAGGTCGCTGCGTTGGCCGAGCAGATCAATAAACGCTTCGGGCATGCCGGCTATGAGCCGATCTGTCTCCGCATTCAACATCACGAGCCGGCTCAGGTCTGTGAGTGCTACCGTGGAGTGGATCTGTGCGTGGTGAGCAGTCTTCATGATGGGATGAATCTCGTCGCGAAGGAGTTTGTCGGTGCCCGGGACGATGAGCAGGGGGTGTTGATTCTGAGCCAATTCACGGGGGCTGCTCGGGAACTGACGGAGGCGCTGGTGATCAATCCCTATGACATCGATCAGTTCGCCGCAGCGCTTCATCTTGGTCTGACGATGCCGAAGGTGGAGCAACGGGCCAGGATGCAGAGCATGCGTGGGCTGATCCAAGAGTTCAATGTGTATCGGTGGGCGGGCCGGATGCTCATCGATGCGGCTCGCATGCGACAAAAGGAACGAGTGATGAAACAGGTACGACGGCCAAGTTTACTGGGTTGA
- a CDS encoding glycoside hydrolase family 15 protein codes for MYQFGLIGNCQISALISTHGSIDWLCLPRPDSPPVFGRILDQEGGHFSIDPSVPLSETTSKQHYLPNTNILVTTVSLPNGDAYQITDFCPRFLQYGRVYRPTALFRIVEPLSGTPSIRVCCKPVSGWDKTPVRFVRGNSHFRYDIRGEYLRLLTDMPLTYLCEETPVALTSKMYFALTWGIGIEDDLVKVSHEFLDQTTKYWRIWVKHCSIPVLYQEEVIRSALALKLHCYEDTGAILAALTTSLPEEPGGTRNWDYRYCWLRDAHFSLSAFYNLGHFEEMEGFLKFLLNVCYAREQSHDRLAPVYTLSQDLPLPETEHSNWQGFLGSGPVRSQNQAAEHVQNDVYGEMLLTLAPIFFDNRFYDLRTRDHEALVANLIRLCERSISQPDAGLWEIRNGWQEHSFTNLMCWAGLDRAYRIQRAGFLRDLTIDLDAARAKAANALLRAMKDKALRNGPKDDSYDASLAQLAIVGFPDREVCDTTVSQIKHSLALKHEGKETGFFYRYLRQDDFGKPQASFVICSFWVVQALAKLGRLPEAKQIMNQCLTGANSVGLIAEHFVPNTHMQLGNFPQAYSHVGLINAAFALSPPWSDVL; via the coding sequence GTGTACCAGTTCGGCCTCATCGGAAACTGCCAAATTTCGGCGTTGATCAGCACCCATGGGTCGATCGACTGGCTCTGCTTGCCGAGACCGGATAGTCCCCCTGTTTTTGGGAGGATCCTAGACCAAGAAGGGGGCCATTTTTCGATCGACCCGTCGGTCCCTCTGTCAGAAACGACCTCCAAGCAACACTATCTCCCGAACACCAATATCCTGGTGACCACCGTCTCCCTCCCGAACGGAGACGCGTATCAAATCACCGACTTCTGTCCGCGTTTTCTGCAGTATGGACGCGTCTATCGGCCGACCGCCCTCTTTCGAATTGTGGAGCCGCTCAGCGGCACTCCTTCCATTCGCGTCTGTTGCAAGCCGGTGTCCGGATGGGACAAAACGCCGGTGCGATTCGTTCGTGGCAATAGTCACTTCCGGTACGACATACGCGGTGAATACTTGCGGCTCCTGACCGATATGCCACTCACCTACCTCTGCGAGGAAACGCCGGTCGCGCTGACCTCAAAGATGTACTTCGCCTTGACCTGGGGGATCGGAATTGAAGACGACCTTGTCAAGGTCAGCCACGAATTTCTGGACCAGACCACGAAATATTGGCGCATCTGGGTGAAACATTGCTCAATCCCTGTACTCTATCAAGAAGAAGTCATTCGCTCCGCCCTTGCACTCAAACTCCACTGCTACGAAGACACGGGGGCAATCCTTGCGGCATTGACGACGAGCCTCCCTGAAGAACCCGGCGGCACTCGGAATTGGGACTATCGCTACTGTTGGCTGCGCGACGCGCATTTTTCACTTTCTGCCTTCTATAACCTGGGACATTTTGAGGAAATGGAAGGGTTCCTGAAGTTTTTGCTGAACGTCTGTTATGCCCGTGAACAATCACATGATCGGCTGGCGCCGGTCTACACACTCAGCCAAGACCTCCCTCTCCCCGAAACCGAACATTCCAACTGGCAAGGCTTTCTGGGAAGCGGACCAGTACGCAGCCAAAATCAGGCCGCCGAGCATGTGCAAAATGATGTCTACGGTGAGATGCTTCTTACGCTGGCACCGATCTTTTTTGACAACCGTTTTTATGACCTTCGGACAAGGGATCATGAAGCGCTGGTCGCAAACTTAATCCGACTATGCGAACGAAGCATCTCCCAACCGGATGCCGGGCTCTGGGAAATTCGGAACGGTTGGCAGGAACACTCCTTCACGAACCTCATGTGCTGGGCTGGCCTCGATCGCGCCTACCGAATCCAGCGAGCGGGGTTTCTCCGCGACCTCACGATCGATCTCGACGCGGCACGAGCGAAGGCAGCCAACGCCCTGCTTCGAGCCATGAAGGACAAGGCCTTACGGAACGGCCCCAAGGACGACAGTTACGATGCTTCCTTAGCGCAATTGGCCATTGTCGGGTTTCCGGATCGAGAGGTCTGCGATACAACGGTCTCTCAGATCAAGCACTCTCTCGCCCTCAAGCACGAGGGGAAGGAGACCGGGTTTTTCTACCGGTACCTGCGGCAAGATGACTTCGGCAAACCCCAGGCAAGCTTTGTGATTTGCTCATTCTGGGTCGTTCAGGCCTTGGCGAAACTCGGTCGCTTGCCGGAAGCCAAGCAGATCATGAATCAGTGCCTCACCGGCGCCAACAGCGTTGGACTCATTGCCGAACACTTTGTGCCGAACACCCATATGCAACTCGGGAACTTTCCCCAAGCCTATTCCCACGTCGGCCTGATCAACGCCGCCTTCGCCCTCAGCCCTCCCTGGAGTGACGTGCTGTAG